A stretch of DNA from Brevibacillus ruminantium:
CAGAACAATATCACCTGGACGAATATCCGCTCCTTCCAGCACAGCAGGACCGAGTTCTCGCTGACTGCCATCCAGCTTGACATCCACGATGACCGCCTCTCCGACAAATCGCTCCAGGGGAATCGAATCAATCGTCTCGCCATTCGGGATGAAATGAGCCGGCGCATCACAATGCGTACCGACATGAACGACTGAGTGGAAGTCCGTCACCTGATACCCGTCTGACTCTACACGTGCAACCTGCTGAAAAACGACATCCGGCTGACCTGGATACTGCGGCATTCCTGGTTCAAACACCTGAGACAGATCGATAATACGCATGAGCGCCTCCTCTTTCCCGATCTAACACGTAGGAATAATGAGTATTTTTCTATTATTATCCATCCCCACTGATGAACTGGCAAGGTTTTTTTGCGACGCTTTTCCATTGTCAAACACTGTGTAAGGCTGCCGATCAAAGGCAGCCTGAGAAAATGAGGCTCCCCCAACAGCTTTTGTGCTTGATCGCGGAATGCCATGGTTAAACCCTCTTTTATCTGTATTCTATGTGCATGCAAAGTAGTTCAACCAAAGCGGACCTTGGTCCATTATTTGACTCTTTCTCTCCTTTTACAACGAACGCTGATAGAATTTGTCGCACGGTTGGCCACAGGAATTTTTCTCCACTCATCGAAAAGACTATCATATATCAGTCGTAACGTTCAGAAAACTTTCGCAGGAACGGAGGGATCGCCTTTGAAAAACGTCATTGAATTGGTCGCCAAGGAAAAAACCTACTCCGGACGGGATGTAGCCGAAATGCTGGGCATTGGAGCCAGTACACTCCGAAAATGGAGCATGCTCTTGGAGCAGCAGGGGTACTGGTTTCAGCGCGATGCTCAAAACAGGCGTGAGTACAGGCCCGCTGACGTGATTGCGATGCGCAGGTTTTTTCATTTGACCAAAGAGCAAATGATGCCGCTTGAAGACGCCGCCCTTACCGTTGCCAATCAATCTTCCCACCAGCATGCTCGAAAAGAATCCGCTGCCTCGCTCAGTCTGGCCCCTGTTCTACCCGCAAACAACGCTCCCGCCAGCAATCCTGCCCTTGCCGAAAACGCTGCCGCCCTGGCGCTGCGAACCAGCTCCCACGTCGATCACCTGGAAGAAAAGCTTCAAGCCCTGGCCAAACACGTGCAGCATCAGGAGGCCGTACAGATGTCTCTGATGGAACAAATTGAGCAGCAGGGCACGTTTATCCGCAACAGTCTGAAAGAACGGGACCGGAGATTGACCAAAGCGATGAGTGACATCATTTCGACCAAGCAGGAGCTTGCTCGGCTTAAAGACGCTCAACGGAAAACGTCGTTTTGGCATCGGTTGTTTCGCTTTAATTGAAAAGGAATTTATTTTAATTGAAAAAGAATTTACTTGAATTGAAAAGAGAATTCCCCTGGTGCCCGTAAACAAAAAAAGGGGCCGCCCCGGCCGGAGGAACTCCCTCCGACGGAACAACCCTGTGCTGCCGATTTGGTTTGGTGCCTGTTATGCTTCTGGTTTCATGACGACCTTGCGTGCAGCGTTGACAAACATTTTCACGCCCACTTCAAGTGCATCCTCATCCACGGTAAACAACGGATGGTGATGCGGATGGACGATTCCCTTTTCCTTGTTGCCAGCTCCCACATAAAAGAAGCAGCCTGGCGCTTTTTGCTGGAAGGCAGAAAAATCCTCACCGCCCATATTCGGCTTCATATGATCAACCCAATCCTGTCCCAACGTTTCCACGACGACACTTTCCATCAGTTGGGTCACTTCCTGGTCATTGATCACCGGACGATAGCCATAGGAGTATTCAAATTCGTAGCTGGCCCCGTGCGCTTCCGTAATTCCCTTGACGACGCGCTCCATCAGAGCTGCTGTCGATTCGCGCAGCTTCTGGTCAAAGCTGCGAACGGTTCCGAGAATGCTGACGGAGCCGGGGATGACGTTGTAAGCCGTCCCGCCGATAAATTTCGTGACGGAGACAACCAGATTATCCAGCGGATCGGTGTTGCGAGAGACGACGTGCTGCAGATTCGTGACGACCTGTGCCGCGATGGCAATGCTGTCTATCGTCTGATGCGGCAGTGCAGCGTGTCCCCCTTTGCCTGTTACGGTGATGCTGAAGGCATCGGGTGCGGCCATCATCGGACCGGGACAAATCCCTACTTTTCCGTAGTCCAATGTCGACCAGAGATGCGCTCCGATGACCAGGTCAACCCCGTCCATCACACCTGCCTGCACCATTTCTTCTGCTCCGCCCGGGTAAATCTCCTCCGCATGCTGAAACAGAAAGCGGACCTCTCCTTTGATCCGATCTTTCATGCCAGAGAGAATTTTGGCTGCGCCCAGCAGCACGGCCGTATGTCCATCATGTCCGCATGCGTGCATCACGCCGGGATTTTTCGAAGCGAATTCGAAATCATTTTCTTCGGTAATCGGCAACGCGTCCATATCGGCACGCATCGCCAAAACCTTTCCTGGCTCCGGCCCGATCAGCCTGGCTACCACACTGGTTTTGGTCGGTCTTCGTACCTCCAGATTTCCAAAAGAGACCAATGTGTCATAGACAAATTGTGCCGTTTTCTCCTCGTGAAAGGACAGCTCCGGATACTGATGCAAATAGCGTCTCCAAGCAATGACCTGCTCTTTGATCTGTTCTGCCTCCAGATTGAGTGTGGCTGTCGTCGTCATCCTCGAACCCCTCCTGTTTCCGATGAGTAATGTCCGTTGAAACGATATGATCCCTGCCTGGTCCGGCTATGCTTCCACGGCCAGGGAGAGAACTGTTTTGTACAGAACGTTGGCTCCGTCTGCACAGTCTTCTTTTGTGGTATATTCAGCAGGATTGTGGCTAATGCCCTTTTGTGAACGCGCAAAAATCATTCCGACCGGGCAAAGTCCGGTCAACTGCATGCAGTCATGTCCAGCGCCGCTCGGCATGGTAAAAGGTTCAAAGCCAAGCGATTCACAGGCGTTTCTTGCTGCCTGCTGAATTTCCTCGGAGCAGATAACAGGCGGAATGCGCTGCAGCAGCTCTACCTTGAGGGCAATGCCCCGCTTTTCACAGATGTGCTCAGCCCGGCTGACAATCTGGGCTTCCACACGATCGAGAATCGACTGATCCACATCACGCAGATCGAGGGAAAACTCTACGCGGCCCGGAATGATATTGACTCCACCGGGGAATACCTGCATCTGTCCGACCGTGCCGACCGCCGCGTCCGTTTGCCCTGCCTCCTGCTCGATGGCCAGCATGATTTCCGCCGCTGCTGCCAAAGGATCGCGGCGAAGTGTCATCGGTGTCGCGCCAGCGTGTCCCGCTTCCCCTTCGAGGATAAATTTCATCCACAGCGGACCAGCTACTCCGTTGACGACCCCTACAGAGAGATTGCGGCTCTCCAGGACCTTTCCCTGCTCGATATGCAGTTCTACATAGGCTTTGACACTTCCCTTCGGCCGTGCCGCCTCGCCGATCGCATCCGGGTCCAAACCATTTTGCCGCATCGCCTCTTCGATCGATATCCCGTCTTTGTCAGAGTGCACCAGCTCGCTTCGTTCCAGAATGCCGGCAATGCCGCGGCTGCCGATCATGCCGTAGCTGAAGCGTGTTCCTTCTTCGTCGGTAAAGGCGATCACTTCGATCGGATGTTCTGTCACGATGTTCTGTTCCTGCATCGCGTGCAGGATCTCCACTCCGGCCATGACGCCAAGCGGACCGTCAAAATTGCCCCCGTTAAAAACCGAGTCGATATGTGATCCGACAAGCACGACAGGCGCTTCCGGATTGCGCCCCTCCCACCGTCCAATCAGATTGCCGACTGCGTCTTCTCTTACCGAAAGCCCCGCCTCCAGCATAAAGCTGCGAACGAGATCCTTCGCCGCTCTCTCCTCGGGTGTAAAAGAGAGCCTCGTAATACCACCCGACTCCTGTTTTCCGATTTCTCCCAAACGCATTAACCGCTCCCAGAGCCTATCTGGATTGATCATACGTTTTCACCTCAACTTCCCCTGTCATTTGGTTTCTTCTATGGATTAACGGTTGATTTACGGTTGTGCCCAAATTGTATAATAGTCGGGTTATTTTGAAAAGATCAAACATGAAAAAACAGCCGGGTGCGCTCCCGGCTGAATCTGCTATCAATTAAATCGGTCTCCCTTGCAGAAGTGTGGCTTGACGATAAAATGCAAAGGCAGATCAAACAAACAGGATGAGGATCTGAGCGATCAGCGTCATGACCACATGGGCGGTAGCATGGGCGATCATCGCCGCTTCCAGGCTGCGCTTCCAGAACAGCCAGCCGAATATAATTCCCCCGACGGCGTTCAACAGGATGGTACGGAGAATGAGAACCGGCGTGAGCGGTGCCAGGACCGCGACAGCTCCCAGATGACCAATGCCGAACAGAACGGCGCTAATCAGAATCGCGATCACCATGACCGAACGTCCCGGGCGCTCCTCGTGCCGCTGGAACAGACGCCAGCCCACCCAGGCCAAAACAGACATCATCCCCCAGCGCAGCAGCAATTCTTCTGTAATCCCCCCATACAGCATGGCACTGACGGTGAAGACGAGATCTCTGGGAGGCGCCTCTTGAGACAGGCTGGCCGGCAGCCAGGGCTGAAAGAGTGCATCGAGCAAAGGCAGGAGAACAGCTGCCACGATACCCGCGAGGATGGCTGCAGTCAATTGCGGACGAAGGCGGCTCCAAATCGGCTCACCTCGCGTCGCTCTGTTCATGAGCAGGGAGGTAAGCCCGGCCCGTGGAGCCATCCAGGTGCCAAAAGCGAGTGCAATCACCAAAAGGATCAACGGCTGCAGCATGGATAATACGATGAGCATGCCAAAGGGCATCACAGGCAACCCGGGAAGATTTTGAAGCTGTTTGACAGAGATGGGAACCAGCGCAATGATTCCGGCCAGACCTGCAGCAAAAAGGATCAAATAGGACTTTCCAAATGCTGGCCCTTTCTTGTTCTCATGGTTATGCTCCATGATTCGTCCTCCCTATATTCCGAAAAACGATATAGGAGTAAATCGTAGGTACGATGACGGATATTCCCAGGACGATAAACATCGGCCACGTCGATGACCGGGTAATCGGGACCAAGACCATCAGGATCATCACGATTCCGGCAATCACCCAAAGCGGCCCCGAGAAGCGGTGTGTTTTTCGCCACACTTCTTCACTGGCCAGCGTCCACGGTGTGCGTATCCCAATAAAGTAGTTATCTCGTACTTGAGGCAGGTAATTGCCGATGAGCACCCACATCGTGCCGACCAGCAGCTTGGCAAAAACGCCTGGACCAATCGTTTCGATCCCCAGATTGAACACCAGTAGGAAGCAGAAAGTGACGCTCAAGATCAGCGCAATGAGGATGCGCATGATCGAGAAGGCTCTGAGAAACTTCTCATAGTTTTGCTTCTTCGGATCGATAAAGCGAAAGAACTCAAGTCCCCCTACAATCGCGATGCCTAATAGCGAATACACGACCAGAAACGACCCTTTGCTTTGAAAGCCGTCAGGTTCTCCACTCGGTCCGAAGTGGATGGCCAACTGTTCTGGAAGATCGTCGTACACATAGATACCCAGTATAGTCGGTACGAGCAAGATCACTAATGCAATGATTCGATTCATATGTTCACTCCTTCCCAGGCTTTTTCTCAGTCATGATTTCCAAAAACCAGCCCATAACATCCTGGACGACTGTCGTATTTAGCGAATAAACGATATGTTGTCCCTGGCGCTCATCGAGAATCAGCTTCGCTTGTTTTAACGAGTTCAAATGATGAGAGATGCTTGGCTTTGTCATCGAAAAATGATCGGCGATCTCTCCCGCTGTCATGTCTTTTTCTTTCAACAGCCGGATGATCTGGCGTCGCGTCGGGTCAGCCAGTGCTTTAAACGTCTCATTCACAAAAATCACGACCTTTTTGAAAACCCTTCTTTTAGACATTTAGACAATTATCTAACTATCTAAGAAAAAAATACGCCATTTTTATGGCGATGTCAACAGCGGTCCTTGCCCATCTATAAAAATACTCTTGCTCTCGCACTTAGCGTGCCTATGAACCGTTTTCCTTCTTTCCCACAGAATGAAGCAAGGTGTAGCCTAGAATAAATCCACTGAGCTGTGTTAAGAAAGTCCCCGATTTCAAGAACACTTCTTTGAATGGCAAAAACTCCCCGAGCGAACCAGAAAAATAGAACACGAGATAAAAAGCACCGACAAAGGCAGGCAGGCCAATGGCCAGACAGCGAATCCAGTCATAGGCCCATTTCCCTGCCATCCTGTACACACGGACAAATCCCGGAATCGCTGCCAGGATACCGAGAGCAATCGGCATGAGCGATGAAAACATAATAAGGGGCAAAGGCCGGTAGGTCATTCCCACTTGTTCTTTCAGTATCCCTTGCACTTCCAACAAGAGCAGTAAGACGAAGCCAAAGAATAGCGAATACCCAAAATAACCGAGTAACCGATACCATTGTTTCCTATCCATCATTCTCCCCACATTGTTTCCCCCCTCGTCTTTTTCACAGCGTGATCCGGTACACCTTGCGCGGCCTGCCTCGCGGGTGAGGATTGTCTTCCCCGACGACCCGAGCGATCCCTTTCGACTCCAGTTCGATCAGAATACGGCGGGCGCTGCGCGGCAGGATTTGCATATGCATCGCCAGTTCATGGGCATTGATTTCCGAAGAGCCGCGCTTTTTCAAAATCGATTGCAGCTTGCTCAGAGTTTGAACACTGAGGGATGTCAGACGGCTGACCTCCTGCAACTGATCAGACGCGCCGCTGAAGGTGATCTGCTCGCTTTTTCCAAGCGGCCCGGCAATCTGCTTGTCATCAAAAAAGACCATCCAGGCACCTGGCCCGCTTCTTTTGGCATGCAAGAGAGCGGTTCCGGCGTGAATTTCCGCTTCATAGGCCGTTTTGCCGATGCCGATGCCGGAGATGACCAGCTCGTCTTTGATGCCAAGCAGTTCAGAGAAATGGGGAGCAGTCGTGAAGCCCTTTGTGAAATCCCCCAAAATCCCACGCGTGGTATAGATCACATAACGGCCCGGTCCTGTCGTCTTCAACGATCCCTGTATTTGTTTAGCATAGCGCTGCAGCCTTTCAGTCGACTCCTGTTCCAGCTGATACAGCTCATCTGTAGAAAACGTTTCCGAAGTCATTCCCGTCAACGAATCCAGCTCGATCAACTGGACGGCGATTTGCGAATCTTTGAAAAGGAGCATTTCATGTGTGCGCAGCAGCATGCTCAGGATGGATTCGATTCCGGCGCGCGTCGGTAGCACGCGGTAAACAGGGACGCCTCTGCGCTTGCACTCCAGCTCTGCCGTCCGCAGACAGGTAACAGCCGCTCTCGTCTTCCCCTCACGCCAAAGCTGTTCATGGAAGTCAGCCAGCTCGCTTGCCCGAATCGCGCCCTCATATGATTTCAGCCAGATGGCAGTCTTCGCTATCCCCGACTCTTCCAGCATCTGGGCAAACTCCTCCAGCGGGATCGTATCAAAACTAAGCTCGCTGATCTTGAGCTGTTCCTCATGAACGATATGCAGCAGAGTCCGGTAGAGGCTGGCACCGGTATGCGGGATATAGGCCATCGGCTTCTGGATTTTTCCCCATTCCTTCGCCATCGCATACGGTACCTGGCCGGAAAACAGCCACATATGGGCTTCGTCGACATGCGGCTCCAACAGCTTCACAATCTCTTCCTCGTCGTGATAGACGATGGGAAGCGGCTCAATTTCTGGATAGTGGCAGACAACGGAACGGATGAGCTCCAGCGTATCATCCGCTCCCAATAAACCCAAACGCAGCTTCAAATAGGCTCCCTCTTTCATGCTTTCATGCGGTAATTCTTCGGTTTCCAATTCCACTTCTGCATCAGCGCCTGCTTTGCACTTGCTTCGTATATGCTTCTGTTTTTGCGGCTTCATTGGTTACTGTAGGATTTTCCTTTTACCAGACGAAAATTTCCATATAGAAGAGAATTCTACCTCAATTTCTCCCTCGACAAAACGCCTTTGTACTTTCGGTTGTATACCGGCAGGAACATTCTGTCAATCACCAGTTGATTTCTTTTCCGGTTGGGAGTAAAATAACTTTTCAAAGGATGACAATACGGCGTTGACGAAGAAGAGTAAACATCGCAGGAGACCCCAGAGAGCTGATGGTTGGTGCAAATCAGTGTCAAATGGATGTTGAATGGCCTTCCGAGCCCCAGCCCGAACCCGCCCTGTGCGGCAGTAGGCCCTGGCGTGCATGTCCTCACGTTACAAAAGGACTTTCCGTAGATTTACTTGCGGAAACGAGAGCGATTCTATCTCTGCCCGTGACGGCAGTAGTGGAATAACAAGGGTGGCACCACGGTTCATTCGTCCCTATTTGGACGAGTGGACCTTTTTTATTTTCGTTGTCAATTTGGAAAGGAGAGCGATGTAGTTATGAAAACCATTTTTTCCGGCATTCAGCCCAGCGGCATTCTCACCCTGGGCAACTATCTGGGAGCAATGAAGCATTTCGTTCCGCTCCAGGATGAATTCAACTGTTTTTATTGCATTGTCGATCAGCATGCGATCACGGTGCCGCAAGAACCGGCTGTGCTCAAGGAGAACATCCGCCGATTGGCTGCGCTCTATTTGGCCGTCGGGCTTGATCCTGAAAAGGTAACCCTGTTTATCCAGTCGGAAGTCCCGGCCCACGCCAAGCTCGGCTGGATCATGCTCTGCACCTCATACGTCGGGGAGCTGGAGCGCATGACCCAATTTAAAGACAAATCCTCGGGACGCGGCGAATCTGTTCCTGGCGGTCTGTTGGCTTACCCGCCGCTCATGGCGGCCGACATCCTGCTGTACAACACCGATTTTGT
This window harbors:
- a CDS encoding cyclase family protein, encoding MRIIDLSQVFEPGMPQYPGQPDVVFQQVARVESDGYQVTDFHSVVHVGTHCDAPAHFIPNGETIDSIPLERFVGEAVIVDVKLDGSQRELGPAVLEGADIRPGDIVLFRTGLSEKWGTAAYENEFPYFGEELAKELVARGVRAIGLDFISPDPIETETFPAHHIFLGNKLGIVENLRNLDVIDRERVFFAAAPLNIKGSDGAFARAFAVLFD
- a CDS encoding MerR family transcriptional regulator, with protein sequence MKNVIELVAKEKTYSGRDVAEMLGIGASTLRKWSMLLEQQGYWFQRDAQNRREYRPADVIAMRRFFHLTKEQMMPLEDAALTVANQSSHQHARKESAASLSLAPVLPANNAPASNPALAENAAALALRTSSHVDHLEEKLQALAKHVQHQEAVQMSLMEQIEQQGTFIRNSLKERDRRLTKAMSDIISTKQELARLKDAQRKTSFWHRLFRFN
- a CDS encoding M20 family metallopeptidase — its product is MTTTATLNLEAEQIKEQVIAWRRYLHQYPELSFHEEKTAQFVYDTLVSFGNLEVRRPTKTSVVARLIGPEPGKVLAMRADMDALPITEENDFEFASKNPGVMHACGHDGHTAVLLGAAKILSGMKDRIKGEVRFLFQHAEEIYPGGAEEMVQAGVMDGVDLVIGAHLWSTLDYGKVGICPGPMMAAPDAFSITVTGKGGHAALPHQTIDSIAIAAQVVTNLQHVVSRNTDPLDNLVVSVTKFIGGTAYNVIPGSVSILGTVRSFDQKLRESTAALMERVVKGITEAHGASYEFEYSYGYRPVINDQEVTQLMESVVVETLGQDWVDHMKPNMGGEDFSAFQQKAPGCFFYVGAGNKEKGIVHPHHHPLFTVDEDALEVGVKMFVNAARKVVMKPEA
- a CDS encoding Zn-dependent hydrolase, which gives rise to MINPDRLWERLMRLGEIGKQESGGITRLSFTPEERAAKDLVRSFMLEAGLSVREDAVGNLIGRWEGRNPEAPVVLVGSHIDSVFNGGNFDGPLGVMAGVEILHAMQEQNIVTEHPIEVIAFTDEEGTRFSYGMIGSRGIAGILERSELVHSDKDGISIEEAMRQNGLDPDAIGEAARPKGSVKAYVELHIEQGKVLESRNLSVGVVNGVAGPLWMKFILEGEAGHAGATPMTLRRDPLAAAAEIMLAIEQEAGQTDAAVGTVGQMQVFPGGVNIIPGRVEFSLDLRDVDQSILDRVEAQIVSRAEHICEKRGIALKVELLQRIPPVICSEEIQQAARNACESLGFEPFTMPSGAGHDCMQLTGLCPVGMIFARSQKGISHNPAEYTTKEDCADGANVLYKTVLSLAVEA
- a CDS encoding CPBP family intramembrane glutamic endopeptidase; translation: MEHNHENKKGPAFGKSYLILFAAGLAGIIALVPISVKQLQNLPGLPVMPFGMLIVLSMLQPLILLVIALAFGTWMAPRAGLTSLLMNRATRGEPIWSRLRPQLTAAILAGIVAAVLLPLLDALFQPWLPASLSQEAPPRDLVFTVSAMLYGGITEELLLRWGMMSVLAWVGWRLFQRHEERPGRSVMVIAILISAVLFGIGHLGAVAVLAPLTPVLILRTILLNAVGGIIFGWLFWKRSLEAAMIAHATAHVVMTLIAQILILFV
- a CDS encoding SdpI family protein — translated: MNRIIALVILLVPTILGIYVYDDLPEQLAIHFGPSGEPDGFQSKGSFLVVYSLLGIAIVGGLEFFRFIDPKKQNYEKFLRAFSIMRILIALILSVTFCFLLVFNLGIETIGPGVFAKLLVGTMWVLIGNYLPQVRDNYFIGIRTPWTLASEEVWRKTHRFSGPLWVIAGIVMILMVLVPITRSSTWPMFIVLGISVIVPTIYSYIVFRNIGRTNHGA
- a CDS encoding autorepressor SdpR family transcription factor, which produces MNETFKALADPTRRQIIRLLKEKDMTAGEIADHFSMTKPSISHHLNSLKQAKLILDERQGQHIVYSLNTTVVQDVMGWFLEIMTEKKPGKE
- a CDS encoding helix-turn-helix domain-containing protein: MKLRLGLLGADDTLELIRSVVCHYPEIEPLPIVYHDEEEIVKLLEPHVDEAHMWLFSGQVPYAMAKEWGKIQKPMAYIPHTGASLYRTLLHIVHEEQLKISELSFDTIPLEEFAQMLEESGIAKTAIWLKSYEGAIRASELADFHEQLWREGKTRAAVTCLRTAELECKRRGVPVYRVLPTRAGIESILSMLLRTHEMLLFKDSQIAVQLIELDSLTGMTSETFSTDELYQLEQESTERLQRYAKQIQGSLKTTGPGRYVIYTTRGILGDFTKGFTTAPHFSELLGIKDELVISGIGIGKTAYEAEIHAGTALLHAKRSGPGAWMVFFDDKQIAGPLGKSEQITFSGASDQLQEVSRLTSLSVQTLSKLQSILKKRGSSEINAHELAMHMQILPRSARRILIELESKGIARVVGEDNPHPRGRPRKVYRITL